In Pseudomonas coleopterorum, the genomic window GACCATCGCCCGCAAGGCAGAAGAGCTGGGTTTCGTCCTCGATCCGCGCCAGGTGGTGGAAACCCTGTCGGTGGCCGAGCAGCAGCGCGTGGAAATTCTCAAGGTGCTGCTGGCTGGCGCGCGGATCCTGATTCTCGATGAGCCCACTGCGGTGCTCACCGACCAGGAAGCCGAGCGACTGCTGAGCACGGTGCAGTCCTTCGCCCGCCAAGGCGCTGCGGTGGTGCTGGTCACCCACAAGATGGCCGATGTGAAACGCTACGCCGACCGGGTGACGGTCATGCGCGGCGGCCGCACGATCAAAACCCTCGACCCACAGGGCGTCAGCGTCGAGGAGCTGGTACGCCTCACCGTCGGCGAATCGGCAGCGCTCAGCCCGACCCTGCCGGCAGCGCCGGGCGAAGCGTTGCTGCGGGTCAGCAATCTCACCAGCGTGGCCGGCACCGGCGGGCTTAAGGGTGTCGACATGACACTCCACGCCGGACAGATCTATGGCATCGCCGGGGTCGGTGGCAACGGCCAGGGCGAATTGGCCAATGCCCTGATGGGCCTCGAACAACCGACCGAAGGCGATATCCACCTGGCGTCCTTCGGCGACCTGCGCACGGCCAGCGCTGCGCAACGCCGAACCTTGCGTATCGCCGCCATCCCCGCCGACCGGTACGGCGCGGCGCTGGCCGGCTCGCTGTCGGTGGCCGAGAACTTCGCCATCGGCCAACTGCACGATGGCCGCTACGGCTCTTTCCTGCGCCTGCGCGGCCAACGGCTGCTGGAAGACGCCGCCCAGGCGGTGGCCGACTTCGATGTCCAGGGTGTGCGCTCGCTGCAGCAGAAAGCCGCCCTGCTGTCCGGCGGCAATGCCCAGAAGCTGGTGATCGCACGGGAGTTCAGCCGCAATCCACAGCTGATTCTGGTGCACAGCCCCAGCCGCGGCCTGGATGTGCGCGCCACCCAGGCGGTGCACGCACGCCTGCGCGCTGCGCGCGATGCCGGGGCGGCGGTACTGGTGATCAGTGAAGACCTGGACGAAGTGCTGGCCCTGGCCGATCGCATCGGCGTGATGAATGGCGGCCGCATCGTCGCCGAATTCGACTGCCCGGCCGACCGCCAGGCCATTGGCAAAGCGATGGTGAGCCATGACTGAACTCTCCCAACCCCTGCTCAAGACCTCACGCCAACCGCTGCTCGGCCGACGCTACACCCTGGAACTGCGCCAGCAGATGGGCTGGGGCGGCCAGGCGCTGGTGATCAGCCTGGCAGTGATCGTCGGCTTGGCCCTGAGCACGGCCATTCTGGTGGCGGCGGGCGTGCCGGCCGACCAACTGCTGGAAGAGTTCGTCGGCCAGACGCTGCTCGATGCCGGCAACTTCAAGGCTGTGCTGTTCCAGGCGGCGCCGATGATTCTGGTCGGCATGGCCGGCTGCCTGGCATTTCGCGCACGTTTCTGGAACCTGGGCCTGGAAGGCCAGATGATCTGGGGCGGGATCGGCGCGGCGGCCATCTCGATCTTCCAGATCGGCCCCGAGGCCCTGCGCCTGCCGTTGATGATGGCCTCGGCCATCGTCTGCGCGATGCTCTGGACCCTGGCACCGGTCCTGCTCAAATTGCGCCTGAAGGTCAACGAAGTGATTTCGACCTTGATGCTCAACTACATCGCCGCCAACTTCCTGCTGCACCTGCTCTACGGCAGCTGGAAAGACCCACGGGACAACTTCCCCTACTCGCCCGCTTTCCGCCCGTTCGAGCTGCTGCCCGACCTGTTCGCCGGCTACAACGTGGCGATCGTGATTGCCGTGGTCATCATGGCCCTGGCCGTGTGGTTCATCAGCGTATCGCGCGCCGGCCTGTACCTGCGCTTCGTCGATGCCAACCCGCGCGTGGCCAGCGCCGTTGGGGTGCCGGTACGGCGGATGATCCTCGGCACCGTGCTGCTGTCCGGCGCCCTGGCCGGTGTCGCAGGCTTCATCGTCAGCGCAGGCCAGGAAGGTCGACTGACCCAGTCGTTCTACCAAGGCTATGGTTTCTCGGGAATTCTCATCGCGTTTCTGGCGCGCAACAACCCGTTCGCTGCCGCCATCGTCGCCTTGCTGGTGGCGATGCTGTTCGTCGCCGGGCGCAACCTGCAGGTGTTCTACCAGATCCCCTTTTCGATGGTGCAGTTGATCCAGGCCATCCTGGTGATCTGCGTGGCCTCTTCGGACTTCTTCATACGGCACCGTTTGCGGCGCATCCAGGCGGGAGAACAGTGATGGATCTGGTGACTTATTGGCTGAGCAGCGTTCCCGAGTTCGCCGTGCCCTTCGCCCTCGCCGCGCTGGGTTTGATCATCATCGAGCGTGCCGGCGTGCTGGCGCTGGGCGCCGAAGGCATGATGCTGGTGGGCGCCCTGGCCGGGATCGGCATGCAACTGGCCCTGGGCCTGCCGGGGCTGTCCCTGCTCGCGGCCATGGCGGCCGCCAGCGTGGTCTCGCTGTTGTTCGCGCTGATGGTGCTGGTGCTGCGCATCAATCAGGTCATTGCCGGGCTGGCCCTGGTGTTTTTCTGTCAGGGCCTGACCGGCTTGCTGGGCACCCTGCTGGGCTGGACCAATCGCCCGGTTAGCGGACTTACGGCCGTCGAGCTGTGGCCGCTGAGCGAGTTGCCAGTGGTGGGAGGCCTGTTCAGGCAGAACCCGATGGTGTTCCTCACCGTGGTGATCTTTTTTGCTGTGGTCTGGTTTCTCAACCGCACCCGCACCGGGCTGAAACTGCGCGCCGTGGGCGAGAACCCCCAGGCCGCCGATGCCGCCGGCCTGCCGGTGCTGCGCTATCGGCTCGCCGCGATTCTGGCCGGCAGCGCACTGATGGGGCTGGCGGGCGGATTCATTGCCGTGCTCAGCACCAAGATGTGGATCGCCGACATGACCGGCGGCCGTGGCTGGATCGCCATTGCCCTGGTGATCTTCGCACGCTGGTCACCTTGGCGCGCGTTTGCCGGTGCCCTGCTGTTCGGCGGTATCGAGGCACTGATTCCGCAACTGGCCGCCGCCGGTGTGCAACTGCCGCAGTATTTCATGCTGATGACGCCCTACGCCGTGACCCTGGCGGTCATGGTCTGGGTCGCTGCCAGCAAGCGCGCAGGTGCCAGCCAGCCGGGCGCGCTGGGTGAACCCTATGTTCGCGAAGAGCGACGCTGAGCGATTTTTGAACGGTCGATTTTTGAGCTGTCGAGGTTTCCACATGAGCGGTATTGTTTTCATCACCGGTGCGACGTCCGGTTTCGGGCGGGCCACGGCCCGTCGTTTCGCCCAGGCCGGCTGGTCGCTGATTCTCACCGGGCGACGCCTGGAGCGCCTGCATGCCCTGCTGGATGAACTGGGCGCGCAGGTGCCAGTGCACGTCGCCGCGCTAGATGTGCGCGATGCCGCAGCGGTCGCGGCCGTCGTCGCCGGTTTGCCCCCAGCCTTCCAGCGCGTGACTGCGCTGATCAACAACGCCGGCCTGGCCCTGGCCCCGGTACCGGCGCAACAGGCCGACCTGGCTGACTGGCACACCATGATCGACACCAACGTGACCGGTCTGGTCAACGTGACCCACGCGGTGCTGCCAGCACTGCTGGAAACCGGCGCCGGGGCCAGCATCATCAACATCGGCTCGATCGCCGGTGAGTGCCCCTACCCCGGCAGCCACGTCTATGGCGCGAGCAAGGCCTTCGTCAAACAGTTTTCCTACAACCTGCGCTGCGACCTGCTGAGCACCGGTGTACGGGTCACCGACCTGGCGCCCGGAATCGCCGAAACCGAGTTCACCCTGGTCCGCACCCAGGGCGACCAGCAGGCCGCCGGCCAGGTCTACCAGGGCACCACGCCACTGACCGCGGAAGATATCGCCGAACAGATTTTCCACGTCGCCACCCTGCCCGCCCACATCAACATCAATCGCCTGGAAATGGTCCCCGTGCGTCAGGCCTGGGGACCGTTCGCGATCGATCGCGACTGAAACAAGAAGCGTCGTCCGGCCCGTTTCGGCCAGCAAGACGCCAGCGCAACAAGCCCGCGCCCCGCACGGGGTCGGGGAGCCAACTCGGTTGTCTGCCCACAACTTCGACGCCCGGTCCACGACATCTGTCGGACCAATGCCGGTGCGCCATAAACACCACATTGATTGATGGGTAAAACATGAAAAACGCTTGGGGAGCATCACTGTGCATGTTAGGTCTGCTGGGCGCTGGCAGTGCTCATGCTGAAGGGCCATTGCTGTGGCACGGAGAAAGTCTGACGTACCTGTACGGCAAGAATTACAAGGTCGATCCGGCGATACAGCAAACCGTCACCGTCGAACATGCCAGCGCCTGGACGTGGGGCGACCTGTTCGCCTTCGTCGACAACAGCTGGTACAACGGCGCGCGATCCGGCAATGGCCATTACAGCCTCTACGGCGAATTCAGCCCACGCTTCAGCGCCGGCAAGTTGCTGGGCCAGGACCTCTCATTCGGACCGGTGAAAGACGTGCTGCTCGCCACCACCTACGAGTTCGGCGATGACGACGTGGATGCCTACCTGATAGGTCCGGGCTTCGACCTGGACATTCCAGGCTTCGACTATTTCCAGCTGAATTTCTACTACCGCAAACCCGACGGCAACCGCGTGCCTTCCGGCGCCTGGCAGATCACCCCGGCCTGGTCCTACACCTTGCCCTTGGGCAACTCGAACCTGTTGATCGACGGTTTCATCGACTGGGTGGTGAACAACAAGAGCGGCCATGGCAACAACCAGTCCGACTACCACGCCAACCTGCACTTCAACCCGCAGATCAAGTATGACCTGGGCAAAAGCCTGGGCTACGAAGCCAAGCACCTGTATGTGGGTGTGGAATACGATTACTGGTCCGACAAATACGGCATCAAGGATGACGGCTCTTTCACCACCGACCAGGACACGGCGAGTTTGTTGGTGAAGTATCAGTTCTAGATCGAGCAGGTTTGCTCGGCAAGCACGCCCACCGGGCGGGCCGGGCTGGATTTCGAAGCTTGACGGGCCACTGTGATTTCTCCCTTCGCGGCAGTGGCCCGCACCCTACCGATACAAAATCAAATCCCGTATTGATCGCGTTCATGCATCAATCCATGCGAAATCAACGATTAACCTGGAGACCGGTTTACCCGAGAATATTGCGTAACGAGCGGTTACAAATAATCTCAAAAAAGCGCTGGAGAACAACAATGCATCAGACATCGCGCCCGTCCGATCGGACAGGGTCGAAAGCCGGAATGGTCTTCCGGGTGACCTCCGGGAATTTCCTCGAACAGTTCGACTTCTTCCTCTTCGGTTTCTATGCCACGCAGATTGCGGGCGTTTTCTTCCCCGCCTCGAACGAATTTGCCTCCCTGATGATGACCTTCGCCGTATTCGGCGCGGGGTTTCTGATGCGTCCGCTGGGTGCGGTACTGCTGGGGGCGTACATCGATGACGTGGGCCGCCGCAAAGGTCTGATCGTCACGTTGGCCATCATGGCCAGCGGCACCCTGCTCATCGTGCTGGTTCCCGGTTACGCCACGATTGGTCTGTGGGCACCTGCCCTGGTGTTGTTGGGGCGGCTGCTGCAGGGGTTTTCCGCAGGCGCGGAACTGGGTGGTGTTTCGGTGTACCTGTCCGAAATGGCGACGCCTGGGCACAAAGGCTTCTACGCCAGTTGGCAATCGGCAAGCCAGCAGGTGGCGATCGTCGTTGCAGCCGGGCTGGGCTACGGCCTCAACCAATGGCTGGCCCCGGCCCAGGTGGCCGAATGGGGCTGGCGCATCCCGTTCGCCATCGGCTGCCTGATCGTGCCGTTCATCTTCTTCCTGCGTCGCAGCCTGGAAGAGACCGCCGAGTTTTCCAGTCGCGTACGTCGACCTTCGATGAAAGCGGTCTTCGCCACGCTGTACGCCAACGCTGGGCTGGTCGTGCTCGGCATGCTGATGGTGGCCATGACCACCACGGCCTTTTACATGATCACCATCTACGCGCCGACTTTCGGCAAGACCGTATTGCAGCTGAGCACCAGCGATGCGCTGATCGTGACCTTGCTGGTCGGCGTCTCGAACTTCTTCTGGCTACCTGTCGGTGGCGCCTTGAGTGACCGCTTCGGCCGCAAGCCACTGTTGGCTACCATGTCGCTGGTGACCGCGATCACGGCCTATCCCGCCCTGTCCTTCCTTGCCCAGGCGCCGACGTTCGGCCACATGCTCGAAGTCCTGTTGTGGTTCTCCTTTCTGTACGGCCTGTACAACGGCGCGATGATTCCGGCGCTTACCGAGATCATGCCGGTCGAGGTGCGGGTAGCCGGCTTCTCCCTGGCCTATAGCCTGGCCACCGCCGTGTTCGGCGGCTTCACACCCGCAATCTCCACCTGGCTTATCCACGTCAGCGGCGACAAGGCTGCACCGGCTTACTGGATGATCTTTGCAGCCCTCTGCGCGTTCGTGGCCACGTTAGTTTTGTACCGCCGACTTGCAGTCAAGTCCCCCGTCATCGCCTGAACGCCTGAAACGTCTGAAAAAGGAAACACCATGAAACTGCCCTTCAAATCCCTGCCCGCACTGGCCCTGGCGGCCTTCGTCCTGAGCCCCCTGGCGCAGGCGCAAGAGCTCACCGTGATGACCTCCGGTGGCTTCACCGCTGCCTACAAAAGCCTGGCTCCCGGCTACACCAAAGACACCGGCAACACCCTGAATACCGTGCTTGGCCCGTCCATGGGCAAGGCCCAGGAAGCCATCCCCAACCGCCTGGAACGTGGCGAGCAGGCGGACGTCGTGATCATGGTGGGCTACGCGTTGGATGAGCTGATCAAGCAGGGCAAGGTCGATCCCGGCTCACGCGTCGAGCTGGCCGATTCGCGGATCGGCCTGGCGGTCAAGGCCGGCGCAGAGAAACCTGCCATCGGCACCGACGCCGAACTCAAGCAGACCCTGCTGGCGGCGAAGTCGGTGGCTTATTCCGACAGCGCCAGCGGCGTCTACATCGAGAAACAGCTGTACAAGAAGCTGGGCATCGAGGATCAACTGGCGCCCAAGAGCAAGATGATCGAGCGCATTCCCGTGGCTTCCGTGGTTGCCAAGGGGGACTACCAGCTGGGCTTCCAGCAAGTGGCCGAACTGCTGCCGATTCCCGGCATCACCTTCGTCGGCAAGATTCCGGAAGACGTGCAGTCGGTGACCCGCTATGCCGCGGGCATCCCGAAAAACGCTGCGCACCCGACCGAAGCCAAGCAGTTGCTGGACTACCTGGCGTCGCCCAAGGTACAGGATGCCGTACGCGCTACGGGTCTGGATTCAGTGCCGCGCTAAAGTACCCGGCAAGGCTCGGATCAGGCCTTCCATTTCCAGCGCCGCCGGGGTCAGGGTGCGGCCACGACGCTTGAGCAGCCCCAGGTGCCTCTGCACCTGCGGCTCGATCAACGGCACACTGGCCAGAATGGGATGGGAGGCCGGTGGCATGGCGATCGACGGCACCGCCGCCACCCCCAGCCCGGCTTCGACCAGCCCCAGCACCGTCGTCACGTGCCGCGCCTCGCACAGGCTCGGCCTGGCGAACGTCAGGCCGGGCATGGCCCGGTCCAGCACCAGGCGATTGCCGGATGATCGATCCAGGGTGATGTAGTCATGCTCGTAAGCCTGCGCCCACGTCACCACTTCCAGCTCGGCCAGCGGGTGGTCCTTGCGGCAGGCGATGACATAGCGCTCATCCATCAAGGTACTGAACTCGATGTCCGGCGCCAGATTGCCGCCGAAGCTGACACCGAAATCCGCCTCGCCCGATGATACCGCCGCACTGACCTCATGGGCCGAAACGTCGATCAACCTGACCTTTACCTTGGGATAGCGGCCACGAAAGCTGCGGATCGCATGGGGCATGAAGTAATACGCCGCCGACGGCACGCAGGCAATGACCAGCGTGCCGCCGCGCAACGCCCCCGGCTCGCCGATGCTCAATAACGCCAGATCGAGATCATCGAGCAACCGTTCCACCTGCGGCAGAAACGCCCGTCCCTGGTTGGTCAGAGACACCCGCCGCGTAGTCCGCTCGAACAGCTTCACGCCCAACGCCCCCTCGAGCTTTTCGATGCGCCGACTCAGCGCCGACTGGGTGAGGCGAATCGCCTCCGCCGCCCGCCGAAAACTGCCCTGCTCGACCACTGCCCGAAAGGCCTGCAGATCATTCAAATCAAAGTTGATGCTCACGGTGATGTCATCGCTTCAGGCCGGTACGTGCGCCGATGGTAGGTTGGCGAGGTGGCAGCAGCCAGCATTTGTTGCTGGCTGCCTGTGCGGCTTGATGTCTGCCAACGCGTACCCAAGGCCCGGAGACGAAGCTCGCAGTCTGGATGGGAAAAACCTCAGCCAATGACGAACCTGTCTCGATGTTGTGCAATGAACTGATCGAGTGTGGTCAGGGGCACGCCCCAGCTACGTACGGCCTCGAGGTCTACCCTATAGCCCTCGACGTTGTTCCATGATTCAGCTTGGAAGTACAGTTCGCCATAGGGTCTGGAGAGTGCCTCTTCTTTCGATAAAGTGACTGCCGAAACCGGCCTTCCCGTAGCCTGAGCTATCTTTGCAGCCACTTCGGGCAACGTGACAGACTCCGCAGCGAGATCGATCTCGTGACCATGGAAACGCTCAGGCTCGTCAAAGGCGGCAGCTGCGAACGCCCCGATGTCCTCTACTGCAATCCAATCGATGGAGGTGTCTGCTGCTATTGCAGTTTCAAATCGACCACGTTCGCGAAGTGAAGGGAATTGCAGATCCGCCTGCGGCGGTACGATGTCCTCCATGATCATGGCCGGTTTCAGAATCACCCAATGACGGAAGCCCTGCGCTTTTACCTTCTCGTTGACTGCTGCTTTGTTCTGCCAATATGACGGTTCCCAACGTCCCTCTTTCCAGTCGACGAATTGCTCGTGGTCGCCAGCACGAGCGACCGAGGAGTGGACGATTACACGTACATTGGCCCTATGAGCAGCCTGGACCAGAGCTTCACCGGCCAAGACCTCTGTATGTGGGTCGCTGGGCTGTGATCCCATTTGCACCGAAAAAACACCGTCCACCCCAGTCAATGCTGCATCAAGACTGGCCGTATCGGTAAATTCGCCTTTCACGACCTCGACGCCTTGGACTGCGAGTGCTTGTGCTGCATCGGAAGAAGGATCGCGCACAAAGGCACGTACCGAGCGACCTGCTCTGAGCAACGCACGGATAACCGAACCGCCCTGCTTACCCGTAGCACCCATCACCAGAACGGGAGAGTCAATCGAAGTGGACATAAGCAACCTCTCGAAGAAATATCCGCGCTGAGCGCAGGAAAAGTCCACGAATGGTACGGTCAGGATATACGAAACGCAACAGTTTCGGAAATATACTGTTCCGTATCACCTCCCCTATAATGCTTTCCATGACCGACCAAGCTATCCACCATAAACACCGCCTGCCACCGGCAGAACGGGGGCGTGCTCAAGACAAAAGCCGTGACGGACTTATCATCGATGCCGCCCTAGAGCTGCTGGGTGAAAAGGGTTATCACGCCCTGACCATGACAGATGTGGCGGCACGTGCCGGGGTATCGAAGGCAACCCTGTACCGGCGATGGACGGCCAAAGCAGACCTTGTGACCGATGCCGTGGCCACATTGGATCTCCTGCAGCCACCCCAGTATCCACGCACATCACTGCGAGATGATCTTCTCGCACTGGTGGAACAGGTCGGGAGCTGTGAGGACCGTCCCGAACTGGTCACCGCGACGATGGAGATGGCCCGCTTGCACCCTGATCTGTATCTGTCGCTGGTCAAGCGGTTCAGCACGTTCATACGAATGGAGTTGGGCAAGCTTGCCAGCGAAGCTGGCCATGGGAGTGGTCTCGTTTTATCCGAAGCCAAGCTCGAATTCGTGAGCGATACGGTAGTCGCGCTTCTGGCGCATTACGGTGGCCCTCATGGAGCGCCCATTTCACGCGAGCGGATCGTCGGTCTTGTAGATCATGTGCTGATGGTGCTGATGACGGCGACCCGTGCGAAAAAATCGACCTGAGCCTGCTCCCTGCTCCGCAAGTGCGCTCAGCCCACTGGAACGCACGGTTGACCCGGTCAGGTTGGCAGCGGTGACGACGTCAGGTTGTCGTTGGCCGATGATGTCGTCCTAAGAGCGTGGTTTTACTCTGGCCGTCGCCTCCGCCACCAACGGATCCTCCGGCCAATAATGCTTGGGGTACCGCCCCTTCAAATCCTTCTTCACCTCTTCGTAGGTATTGGCCCAGAAACTCGCCAGATCCTGCGTCACCTGCACCGGTCGCCGCGCTGGCGACAGCAGGTGCAACTTCACCGCTTGCCGTCCACCGGCGATGCGCGGGGTCTCGGCCAGGCCGAACAGCTCCTGCAAACGCACCGCCAGAATCGGCGGGTGCTCGCTATAGTCCAGGCGTACCGATGAGCCTGACGGCACAGCGATGTGGGTCGGCGCCAGCTCATCGAGTTTCTGTGGCAGCGGCCATGGCAGGCTGTTGCGCAGAATGGAGGACAGGTCAAGCT contains:
- a CDS encoding ABC transporter ATP-binding protein, which translates into the protein MSQANALQLTGISKSFDGFKALSEADFSARWGEVHALLGENGAGKSSLMNIAAGLYAPETGSVLIDDNSVRLHSPKDASRYRIGMVHQHFKLVRPFTVAQNILLGLPEQPGEGSYRKRLAALEQTIARKAEELGFVLDPRQVVETLSVAEQQRVEILKVLLAGARILILDEPTAVLTDQEAERLLSTVQSFARQGAAVVLVTHKMADVKRYADRVTVMRGGRTIKTLDPQGVSVEELVRLTVGESAALSPTLPAAPGEALLRVSNLTSVAGTGGLKGVDMTLHAGQIYGIAGVGGNGQGELANALMGLEQPTEGDIHLASFGDLRTASAAQRRTLRIAAIPADRYGAALAGSLSVAENFAIGQLHDGRYGSFLRLRGQRLLEDAAQAVADFDVQGVRSLQQKAALLSGGNAQKLVIAREFSRNPQLILVHSPSRGLDVRATQAVHARLRAARDAGAAVLVISEDLDEVLALADRIGVMNGGRIVAEFDCPADRQAIGKAMVSHD
- a CDS encoding ABC transporter permease, whose amino-acid sequence is MTELSQPLLKTSRQPLLGRRYTLELRQQMGWGGQALVISLAVIVGLALSTAILVAAGVPADQLLEEFVGQTLLDAGNFKAVLFQAAPMILVGMAGCLAFRARFWNLGLEGQMIWGGIGAAAISIFQIGPEALRLPLMMASAIVCAMLWTLAPVLLKLRLKVNEVISTLMLNYIAANFLLHLLYGSWKDPRDNFPYSPAFRPFELLPDLFAGYNVAIVIAVVIMALAVWFISVSRAGLYLRFVDANPRVASAVGVPVRRMILGTVLLSGALAGVAGFIVSAGQEGRLTQSFYQGYGFSGILIAFLARNNPFAAAIVALLVAMLFVAGRNLQVFYQIPFSMVQLIQAILVICVASSDFFIRHRLRRIQAGEQ
- a CDS encoding ABC transporter permease → MDLVTYWLSSVPEFAVPFALAALGLIIIERAGVLALGAEGMMLVGALAGIGMQLALGLPGLSLLAAMAAASVVSLLFALMVLVLRINQVIAGLALVFFCQGLTGLLGTLLGWTNRPVSGLTAVELWPLSELPVVGGLFRQNPMVFLTVVIFFAVVWFLNRTRTGLKLRAVGENPQAADAAGLPVLRYRLAAILAGSALMGLAGGFIAVLSTKMWIADMTGGRGWIAIALVIFARWSPWRAFAGALLFGGIEALIPQLAAAGVQLPQYFMLMTPYAVTLAVMVWVAASKRAGASQPGALGEPYVREERR
- a CDS encoding SDR family NAD(P)-dependent oxidoreductase — protein: MSGIVFITGATSGFGRATARRFAQAGWSLILTGRRLERLHALLDELGAQVPVHVAALDVRDAAAVAAVVAGLPPAFQRVTALINNAGLALAPVPAQQADLADWHTMIDTNVTGLVNVTHAVLPALLETGAGASIINIGSIAGECPYPGSHVYGASKAFVKQFSYNLRCDLLSTGVRVTDLAPGIAETEFTLVRTQGDQQAAGQVYQGTTPLTAEDIAEQIFHVATLPAHININRLEMVPVRQAWGPFAIDRD
- a CDS encoding outer membrane protein OmpK, translated to MKNAWGASLCMLGLLGAGSAHAEGPLLWHGESLTYLYGKNYKVDPAIQQTVTVEHASAWTWGDLFAFVDNSWYNGARSGNGHYSLYGEFSPRFSAGKLLGQDLSFGPVKDVLLATTYEFGDDDVDAYLIGPGFDLDIPGFDYFQLNFYYRKPDGNRVPSGAWQITPAWSYTLPLGNSNLLIDGFIDWVVNNKSGHGNNQSDYHANLHFNPQIKYDLGKSLGYEAKHLYVGVEYDYWSDKYGIKDDGSFTTDQDTASLLVKYQF
- a CDS encoding MFS transporter; this translates as MHQTSRPSDRTGSKAGMVFRVTSGNFLEQFDFFLFGFYATQIAGVFFPASNEFASLMMTFAVFGAGFLMRPLGAVLLGAYIDDVGRRKGLIVTLAIMASGTLLIVLVPGYATIGLWAPALVLLGRLLQGFSAGAELGGVSVYLSEMATPGHKGFYASWQSASQQVAIVVAAGLGYGLNQWLAPAQVAEWGWRIPFAIGCLIVPFIFFLRRSLEETAEFSSRVRRPSMKAVFATLYANAGLVVLGMLMVAMTTTAFYMITIYAPTFGKTVLQLSTSDALIVTLLVGVSNFFWLPVGGALSDRFGRKPLLATMSLVTAITAYPALSFLAQAPTFGHMLEVLLWFSFLYGLYNGAMIPALTEIMPVEVRVAGFSLAYSLATAVFGGFTPAISTWLIHVSGDKAAPAYWMIFAALCAFVATLVLYRRLAVKSPVIA
- a CDS encoding extracellular solute-binding protein produces the protein MKLPFKSLPALALAAFVLSPLAQAQELTVMTSGGFTAAYKSLAPGYTKDTGNTLNTVLGPSMGKAQEAIPNRLERGEQADVVIMVGYALDELIKQGKVDPGSRVELADSRIGLAVKAGAEKPAIGTDAELKQTLLAAKSVAYSDSASGVYIEKQLYKKLGIEDQLAPKSKMIERIPVASVVAKGDYQLGFQQVAELLPIPGITFVGKIPEDVQSVTRYAAGIPKNAAHPTEAKQLLDYLASPKVQDAVRATGLDSVPR
- a CDS encoding LysR family transcriptional regulator, with amino-acid sequence MSINFDLNDLQAFRAVVEQGSFRRAAEAIRLTQSALSRRIEKLEGALGVKLFERTTRRVSLTNQGRAFLPQVERLLDDLDLALLSIGEPGALRGGTLVIACVPSAAYYFMPHAIRSFRGRYPKVKVRLIDVSAHEVSAAVSSGEADFGVSFGGNLAPDIEFSTLMDERYVIACRKDHPLAELEVVTWAQAYEHDYITLDRSSGNRLVLDRAMPGLTFARPSLCEARHVTTVLGLVEAGLGVAAVPSIAMPPASHPILASVPLIEPQVQRHLGLLKRRGRTLTPAALEMEGLIRALPGTLARH
- a CDS encoding NmrA/HSCARG family protein, with the protein product MSTSIDSPVLVMGATGKQGGSVIRALLRAGRSVRAFVRDPSSDAAQALAVQGVEVVKGEFTDTASLDAALTGVDGVFSVQMGSQPSDPHTEVLAGEALVQAAHRANVRVIVHSSVARAGDHEQFVDWKEGRWEPSYWQNKAAVNEKVKAQGFRHWVILKPAMIMEDIVPPQADLQFPSLRERGRFETAIAADTSIDWIAVEDIGAFAAAAFDEPERFHGHEIDLAAESVTLPEVAAKIAQATGRPVSAVTLSKEEALSRPYGELYFQAESWNNVEGYRVDLEAVRSWGVPLTTLDQFIAQHRDRFVIG
- a CDS encoding TetR/AcrR family transcriptional regulator — translated: MTDQAIHHKHRLPPAERGRAQDKSRDGLIIDAALELLGEKGYHALTMTDVAARAGVSKATLYRRWTAKADLVTDAVATLDLLQPPQYPRTSLRDDLLALVEQVGSCEDRPELVTATMEMARLHPDLYLSLVKRFSTFIRMELGKLASEAGHGSGLVLSEAKLEFVSDTVVALLAHYGGPHGAPISRERIVGLVDHVLMVLMTATRAKKST